A single region of the Ascaphus truei isolate aAscTru1 chromosome 6, aAscTru1.hap1, whole genome shotgun sequence genome encodes:
- the ZBTB45 gene encoding zinc finger and BTB domain-containing protein 45, with protein sequence MAEAVHYIHLQNFSKSLLETLNAQRLGGHFCDVTVHIHDATLRAHRCVLAAGSPFFHDKLLLGYSEIEVPPVVPTQVVQQLVEFMYSGSLVVAQSEALQILTAASILQIKTVIDECTQIISQSRSNKPVSIASAMSCGPQGRSSNNKIQDQSTKNEEGLPTGLRDSGCSVPSASRTSEMEISPLGTVSEAPKILCASEVRYKLRDMLSSQQRQLSEVREITVSEGEQVSESEGLATSYLPHTEAPQSCHSRKQRQPVRLQLSDSVPVIIKDEEEDEDHTGRDGDDEEKMAVYSECGGVFPSCSESEKIRSPEDKVRNAGGGRKDASGQIEFSAEGPDFFTNQDVFSETFIPSWQNEENLSEGAREGSLENGEKFRSDCSLEGSSLRNLAAVASSDFKSSPPFNSRVVESRGLPFVASVIPREVKASASTAVATNTSSIFQFHLTHPNQAQSGVTQGFFSVQQEGTTNVVQMSSNMVPGSLQNDPTQRPGPSLKQEPSYVCSHCQKTFSSRKNYTKHMFIHSGEKPHQCSICWRSFSLRDYLLKHMVTHTGVRAFQCSICCKRFTQKSSLNVHMRTHRPERFQCCFCNKYFSHRTLLERHIATHTA encoded by the exons ATGGCTGAGGCTGTGCATTACATCCATCTACAGAACTTTAGTAAGTCTCTACTAGAGACCCTTAATGCTCAGCGCTTGGGTGGCCAtttctgtgatgtcactgtgcacATTCATGATGCAACTTTACGAGCCCATCGCTGTGTCTTGGCAGCTGGAAGTCCCTTTTTCCATGACAAGCTGCTCTTGGGTTACTCTGAGATTGAGGTTCCACCGGTGGTACCCACACAAGTGGTACAGCAGTTGGTAGAATTCATGTACAGTGGGTCATTGGTTGTTGCCCAGTCTGAAGCACTACAAATTTTGACAGCAGCAAGCATCCTTCAGATTAAAACAGTAATCGATGAGTGCACGCAAATCATCTCCCAGAGCAGATCCAACAAACCAGTGTCTATAGCTAGTGCTATGTCTTGTGGGCCACAAGGCAGATCTTCCAACAACAAAATCCAAGATCAGTCTACCAAAAATGAAGAAGGTTTACCAACAGGTCTAAGAGACTCTGGTTGTTCTGTGCCGTCAGCTTCAAGAACCAGTGAGATGGAGATCTCTCCATTGGGAACAGTCAGTGAAGCACCCAAGATCCTATGTGCTTCAGAAGTACGGTACAAATTAAGAGACATGCTTTCATCGCAACAGAGACAGCTGTCTGAAGTAAGGGAGATAACTGTATCAGAGGGAGAGCAGGTATCGGAGAGCGAAGGTTTAGCAACCTCTTATTTGCCACATACAGAAGCCCCGCAAAGCTGCCACAGCCGTAAACAGCGTCAACCAGTCCGCCTCCAGCTGTCTGACTCTGTACCGGTGATAATAaaagatgaagaggaggatgaagaCCACACTGGAAGAGATGGAGATGACGAGGAGAAAATGGCTGTATACAGTGAATGTGGTGGAGTTTTTCCCAGTTGCAGTGAAAGTGAAAAAATTAGAAGTCCAGAAGACAAAGTTCGTAATGCCGGAGGAGGGAGAAAAGATGCCTCTGGCCAGATTGAATTTTCTGCAGAGGGACCGGATTTCTTTACAaaccaggatgttttttctgaaacATTTATACCTTCATGGCAGAATGAGGAAAACCTCTCTGAAGGAGCTAGGGAGGGCTCATTGGAAAATGGGGAGAAATTCCGTTCAGATTGCAGCTTGGAGGGTTCAAGTTTAAGAAATCTGGCAGCAGTCGCAAGCTCAGATTTCAAATCGAGCCCCCCTTTCAACTCTCGAGTTGTTGAATCCAGGGGCCTTCCCTTTGTGGCATCTGTCATCCCCCGAGAAGTTAAGGCATCCGCATCAACAGCAGTTGCTACAAACACCTCAAGCATCTTCCAGTTTCACCTGACGCATCCTAACCAAGCGCAGTCTGGTGTGACTCAAGGATTCTTCAGTGTTCAACAAGAAGGCACCACTAATGTTGTACAAATGAGTTCAAATATGGTTCCTGGATCTTTGCAAAATGATCCGACTCAGCGCCCTGGACCTTCACTTAAACAAGAGCCATCCTATGTGTGCAGCCATTGTCAGAAGACATTCAGCTCTAGGAAGAACTACACCAAACACATGTTCATCCATTCAG GTGAGAAACCCCACCAGTGCAGCATCTGTTGGCGGTCCTTTTCCTTACGGGATTACTTGCTCAAACATATGGTTACCCATACAGGGGTGCGTGCTTTCCAGTGCTCCATCTGTTGCAAGCGCTTCACCCAGAAGAGCTCTCTGAATGTCCACATGCGCACACATCGACCTGAGCGTTTTCAATGCTGTTTCTGCAACAAGTACTTCTCCCACCGCACCCTGCTGGAGAGACACATTGCTACGCATACAGCATGA